The nucleotide window TGGCAGTCTGGAAGACATACTTCCTGCTAATAAGTCATCTCTTAGGTCTGATAAGCTAGTTAAGAATCTGGCCATAAAACATGCAAGTAATTTGTTGGTCCCTGGACGAAAAGAAATGCTAATTAGCAAGCAGAAAATAATTGACTTGACGAAACATGAATTGTCTGATGAACGACCAGAAGATGTTATTGCACCTTGTTCTCTGAAGAGGCCTCGGCTAACATTAACAGGACCTGATTGTCAAAGAGATCATTCTCGGAAGTCTCATGATAGTCCGGGCCGTTCCTCAGTTGCCCATCACCTGCTGTCAGAAAGTGGCTCTAGCTATATATTGAAGAATAAGAAGTCACAGTACTCTGAGGAACGAAGTACACAAAACACTAAATTAGATAGAACAGACCTGCTTGAAAATGAGATGACATCACGAAAGACTGCAGGTTTAGTTGACCTGCAAAATGAAGATGGCATTGATACCTCTGTGCCTTGCAATAATGAGGAGAAGAAAGGATCAGCTTTTCTTGTTCAGGTAGGTGCTGGaactcttctttcttcttcagctttttcttcttcttgagcagagggtctatcggaaacaacctctctacctctccAGGTAgcggtaaggtctgcgtacacactaccctcctcaaacCCCACCTATGGggttatactgggtttgttgttgttgtaggtgcTGGAACTTTATTCTTGCCTTATCAACCTCTTATGTATCTTTTACTAGCATGCTAGGACATAGTTTGTCTTACCTGCTTTAGCCGCAGTTGTGCCATTTCTGTGTATTTTGGTCTATCTCAATTTAGTGTCACTGATGGTGAGCAACTAAAAATTGCATTTGTATATTACATAAATCCCGAAGTTATTTAATCTATGGTGTCGCCTTTACTGTTCTGTTGATTCTCTTCTGAAAACAATTTGCTGATTGATATAGGAAAAGGTATAAAATCATGGTGCTTAACTATTGTTTATCTCTACATCTTGACcagttaaactttttttttttttcagtttctgGTTTCACAGGTAACCTGAAATTCTGTTACATTAAGTAATGACTTACTACTGGTGAGTCCACAAGTGTGACTTGCTAAAGAACCGAGTTGACAAAATTTTGGAGCAGAAGTAATATAATACATTTCCACTTTATATGGCATTGCATTGGCTTGACATTGTCACTGTCTGCTTAAATTTATCTTTTGCTACTGGCAAAGACATCTAAATCTATAACCCAAAATTTGGGGTTATTAGTTGAGAGTTTCCATCGTGATTTCCTGTGCAGGTCCGAGAAAAGCTTACTGATACAGAATACCATGAATTCGTGGGGTATATGAAGTCGCTCAAGTCTAAAGCAATGAAGATAGGCCAAGTTCTTCAATCCATTGCCAGATTATTTTCTCTCCCTGATAGAATACCCCTCCTTCACAGGTATGATCTGTACAGTTAACTATTCTCTGATCCGTTAATTGAGCAAGCATCTTCATTTCAATCTAGTTGTTGGTTATATTGCAGATTCAAGGATTATGTTCCTGCGAAGTACCATTCTTTGTATGATCAATATTTAAAAAGAAATCATGAAGTAGCTGGCTTATGAGTCATCCTACTTAAGTCTAAGTCTTCATTGAGAAAAATCCTTGCTGCGCCTAGGCATGCACACAGCCACAAAGTCAGTCAGTGAACAGTATGTTCATGCTGCCgattaggcaaaggaaaaaagagaagctATGCTTGTGAAGGGCTTTATGATACCATACTACAAGGAAAACGCCACCTCCCCTGCCATTTATCTCAGGGGAGCTTTGTCATGGTCCGCTGGGCCTTTGACAGTGTGGTTCAAGCAGTGTACAGAATCTTAATGTGGGTTGCCCTGTAGTTGTTGGGAGTTAACATCACGAATTGAGCAACAAGGCTTATAGTTTAGTGGTATTGATGAGAGTGTTCCACACAATTTGTATGGGTTGGATTCTCATTGTCCTTTCCATGTAATATAAGTTTCCGAATGAAAAAATTGCGAACTGGTGTACCCTCCATAGGCACCTGGTTTGGAGGCCACTTAATCCTCAAGAGGCGTGTAATTTGTGTAGAGGCCAAGTGGccttgtaagtggcaacttatttatttatttgaccCGTCCCTTTTTTCGACGGGGAATTTCAACCTTTCAAAGACTCATATTCCCCCTTTTCTTTTCGTATTTGCGGCACTGGACTATATTTTTGGAAAGTGCATGGACAACTGCCATTTCCACCTTTCACAATGTTCTCGTGAAGTTGCCCACATGTTCCTTTTGATCGATGTGAATCTTTATGTTAATAGTTTCCATTTTATGGTCTTAATTGTGTATTGCATGGTTTAGTATCCCGTGTGGTTTTTGCTGATTCGTTTGTCTTGACATTCATTTGAAATTTTATGGGATTATGTTAATATTTTTTTAGATATTATACGATTTGAGATTTATTGCAGTTCAAGCAAATGAATATCCGAGAGCGGTTGGCTTGTTTTCGATAAATTATACTccataaaaataagaaaagagttactTCCAGGTTCCAGCGCCCCAACTAGGGGTGgacatcggtcggttcggttcggttatgaATACTATCAGTTTAGTATATagttatcggtttacaaatttgataaaccgataaccgaaccgataagatatcggttatCGGGTATTGATTAATTGATTATCGGTTCAATTATCGGTTcagttatcggtttacccgataagataactaAATttagagttaagcaaaaaagaaaagacaacTCACcggagttaagcaaaaaagagaagaattcacatATAACATACTAAAGACTTATGCTAGGAGTAACTAGTAAGGTTTACGAAGAATGAAGATGAAACAACTGAAGAGTGGGGTTgagaaagaataggagagaatgaACTGAAGTCCTAGCATTTGTATATACTTAAGGATAAAgtcataattttattaatttttattgggttatcggttaactcattaacaaaattggcaaatcgaagcccgaaccgataacccaatagtaaaaaaaatttaaacaattatcGAACCGTTAATCCAATAACCtgataccgataacccaataaaaaatTAACGGTTCGGAttatcggttttacccgatatatgcccagtCCTAGCCCCAACATAAAAAAATagaatcaattaaaataaaagtaGAGGATAGCATAGACTAAGGGAATTCTAGATGTTCGCGAGACCTGGAAAGCTCGCGAATTAGCAAAGGATTTACCTTACGACAAAAGTCAAAAGTATCATTATATTTTGGATTTATATACACACAAAATATGTACAGTAATAAATTTTTGTATTGTTAGTGTAATTTAACTTGTTATAATATAGTATTACTtacatattatttattttaagctCCAAGTAGAGTTACTTGTAATTACCTTCTAAATGATCCGCGTGTAAATGTTGTTTACACTGTTAGTACATGAAATAATTCTCACTTCTGATATCTTCAGGTCTTGTCACCAAAAACCTTCCCCGATTGACAAAATGTTGTTCGCTTCTTCTCCATCAAGCACGAAAGTTTAAGGATAACTGTAGGTCGGTGGCTACCTAAGGAAACTCCGATTCGATCCGCCCCGGCTGGAAGGTTTCATGCATTTTAATATGGTGTGGCAAGTTACTCGACTTATTCTATAAGTTACTAATTCCATTTATTAGGTGATACAATAGAATTTCTTTTTGTAGTGACAGTGTATAAAATTTAACCTAAACCCATGCATGAACAAAAGATTTAACTTCAATCTTAAATAAAGTGACACGACGAAAATAAATAGTATATTAATATTTGCATGTGAAGCAACAAAAGGAACAATGCGCTTCCCCGTCAATACATTGACTAGTAATTCAAAATTAAACATGTGACTAGTTTCTTACGTTACGTTTTCCCCTGGTTTAATTCCCCACCCAATGATCTACCATTCCGTGATATCACCGGTACTCTGCCGGAGTTTTCACGCAAAACAACGATCAAATCCACAAACGCACTAAGTATATATTTGTACGATTTCTTATCGttcaaattaaaataacaaaacaatagctCTTCCATAAATTCCCAATTGATTTTACCTTGATCATTCAGCCTCGCCTCCATCATCTCTTGCATCGATTGCCTGAAATCATCGTACGGACTTGGAGAATATGTTACGACTGTAATAAAATCATTTGCACTCAGTGTTTCCTTTGATCCATCAGAGGTACTAATTGCCAATGAATCATTTGAAGTAGTATTTGTCGTAGCTGAGGTTGATCCAGTGTCGTCTGAAACTGTCACGCTTGTCCGAGCTTCTTCAATTAGGGAACTTGACGAACCACGTGCCACAAAAAACCGACGAGACCCGCTAATATTTGATGGCGGTATGACATATCTGTtgaaaatataattaagtaattaaaaatgtattttctctGATGGTTTACATTTTTAGATTAGATTGTCACACCGTTGAAGAAGGTACAAATTAAAGTAGGTCATTCAAATTTCACTGTCACTTATTACGAATCGAAGGGAATAGTAAAAGCTTTTAGATGCAAATGTATATACCTTGGGGACTCGAACAAAGAATTTGAAGCTCCtgcattttcttctttctttggaGCAATATTATCTTCTTTCTTGCCTTTCTTCacgatgttgttgttgttgttatttggtTTATTACTAGTATTGACTTCGACTTCACTATCATCATCTTTAGAATAAAAGGATTTGAAGTTCTCAAAGAGGAAACGATCTATATCTGCAAGTGTAGCAGCGTCATCTTTGCCTTGTGCTTGCTTTTCTTTGCGATGAACGGCCGAGAACGACGGCGTTTTGGGGTGTCTACACCCACGGAGCAACCAGCTAGTagaagatgagagagtcttattgacgGAAGAATTAGGAGGTTGTGGGGAGGGTTTATGTTTGATCTTTGAGAGGTAATCTGAAAGAGATTTTTGAAGTTGCTTAGGCATTATGTTGATGTCTTTGTTTTTGCACTTTCTCTGCTTTGTGTGTAACTTAATAGAAGCAGGATTTGGTGTACTTTTATTTTTACAAGATAAATAAATTAATAGGTGAGTGCTGAAATCAATGGCTTGtctcaaaaaaagaagaagaatgaataaataaataaatgccaaagatgaaacggtttaaacataattaattgaTCAGTTTAATGAAGTGATTAATGGATGGTTATTAATTGCGAAGAAACGTACTAAGCTTTTGTCTTTGCTTATTTTTTAATTTAGAAGTGCATTAAATcgcaattttctattttattttgttttgtttagtcCTACTATTTGACAAATAGCCCGAGATTCTCTTGAAGCTGAAAGTTTGAAACAAAGCAGAGTAATTTGTAAAGTATAGTTGGAATTGTTAAGGGTGTGtgcatttttttctttctaaattttAGCTAATGAAATACAAATACTCAAATGTAATATAGTATGATTAGAAGTAATTATAAAGAGGGAAAAATAGATAGGTACAAGTAAAATTAGCTTTCACTTGATTTGTACCCCTTACCTCAAAGACCTTAAGAGTTTCTATTTTGCAACTTAAGCGAAACTTCCTTGGCATTTATGTACGTAGTAATTAACTAACAGGGACGAAAGAATCTTTGCTACACAGCATGTTGCAACATTAATTTAATTTGACTTCTTCTTTTGTCATTTACATTAATTAATAAATCAGCGTTAATTAGTTGCCGATCATGAATATAGTGGAATATAAActataaaattattaaaattacaaatgtaaaagttagacccattggttatccattttctaaatggataattgattcttatccatatttgatccgtttttaaaaagttcattatccaacccattttttaatgaataatatggatgattaattgttttcttttaactattttgccACTATTAATTAGTAGTATGGTAATATTTGGATGATGCACAAAAACTAATTTGGTCAAAGAACATTCAGAGAAAGACTATTAAGCGCGAGAGAGAAATCTGAAAGACATGTGGTAAGGAGCTCAgaaaagggatttttacctatctataccatatatcaaaccTTATTATCAAAAATGTTCATTATTTGTTATTTACCCGTGTAGTCCACACTTTTACTACAAATTATATACCAATCCAAAAATAGGTAGATTTTACCATAAAAAAAGCCCTAAAATGAAGGCACCAGATCTGATGTGATTCTGTTAACGATTttattcgaattttgaaactGAAGGAGATCTCTCTTCCTGATGAAGGCACCAGTTGCGTAATTCTCTCCTTCCTCAACAGAAAGAGATCTCTGTTGATATCAGCTACAACAAAAAACGCAATCAAATTGTACAATTACTGAAGAGAGACTATATCTGTTCTTCGTCTCAAATTGTACAAAATTGCTCTTCGTCGATATCAGTATTCAAATTGTAGAAACTATATCTGTTCTTCGTCTTTTTTCCTATCAACTACACGAAATCATGTCAAAAATCCCAATAATGCTGAAATCGAATGGTAATTGGGATAACTATGGCAGATTTAGAGATTTTGAAGTTGATGCCATTGTGGTAGATGATAATGCAAGCTACGGAATTCTCAGTTCTACAATTGCAGAACAATTATCGATTGATACATCGgataaaattatagaaatcaaatacattgtgaACGAGAATTGTCCTCCAATGGAGATTAGGAATGATATGGGGGTTCGTGTGTACATGGAAACCAAAAAGGAGAATAAAAACTTAGGTTCGTATCCTTTATGTATAAGCGTAAgagatttcaatatggaattggCAATCAACAATGAAAGCACCAGTGCAGGTATGTTTGATTCGACATTGCAGAGAGTTATGGTGTTACTATGTTATCTACAATATTACTACAATTacctacaattaaactacaaagCTCACATAGTACTGAAAAGGATAAAGCAATGTTGCTTTCAAAATTATCTACATAGAAACTACATTTATGAATTTATTGTTTGCAGGTTCGTCTGGATCCCTAAACTTACTTGAATTTCCATCCTCACCAGCTATAGAGGAAtatcaaagtgaaataataactgaaTCTACGCAAACATATATTGAAGAAGGACAAGTTTATCAGGACAAGCAAACAGTAGCTGCTGCAATGAAGAATTATTCAGTGATGCACAAGTTCCAGTTCAGAGTAAAAAGATCTAGTCATAGAAGGTATGTAGTTATTTGTGGATAATATATCAGCAAAATCAATGTATGATTGAAGATAGGTGGGTTTtataaattgtagttaaattgtagtcagtttgtagttaattgtagtttttTCATAAATTTGTGTAAATATTGTATTTCTTTTGTAGCTACTGGCTTATATGTGTTGCTGAAAGCTGTAAATGGCATTTCAAGGCAACGTCAATTAATGATTCGACAATGTTCAAGATAAGAAGTTTCAGCCGTCAACACACATGCTGCCTAATGGACGAAACATTCATACAGCGCAAACGTACTACAACAGTACTTGGTAGCATGGTCGTTCCAAAGCATTGTGATCCTAAAACTGTTTACACACCAAAGGACATACAAACTGACATGTTATCCGAACATGGACTGAACCTAAGCTACATGCAAGcatggagagcaaaggaaaaggctTTACAGTTTTTGAGAGGGAATCCGTGTGACTCCTACAACAAATTtcccaaatatttttatattcttgagaagaattatccttgtTCTGTTGTTAAATTGAAGAAGGCAGCAGATGATTGCTTCTTATACGCATTTGTTGCTCTTTGTACATCAATAAATGGTTGGCAACATTGTAGGCCGGTAGTAGTGGTTGATGGGACATTCTTAAAGTCAGCCTACAGGGGGATTATGCTGACAGCAAGCACCATGGATGCAGCAGGTAATTAATGGAATAATTTTGTACTTATTTTGTAGACAGTCTTTAAAATGCAGTTAAATTGTAGTTatgttgtagttattttgtagttaTATAAAAGAATGTAGTTAACTTgtctatattctcaatatatattGTAGTTGTTATTTAATCATATTTTATGTCTTAAAAATGTAGGTACTATTTTTCCCTTGGCATATGCTGTGGTTGATTCTGAAAACGACGCGTCTTGGAAgtggttctttgagcaattcaaggaGGCATATGGTGAAAGACCTTCAATGTGTGTTGTTTCAGATAGGCATGAGAGTATACTGAAGGCAACATCAGTTGTCTATCCGGGCATGGCACACTACTCTTGCATGTGGCATATATGGACAAATATAAGGTCAAAATTCAAGAAGGGACATATACAATTACATGAATTGTACTTTGCTACAGCACGGTCATACACTctggatgaatttaatgaaaggatgTTGAAGATTGAAGAGGTAGACCTGCGTGTAAAGTCTTACCTATATGATATTGGCTATCATAGATGGTCAAGAGTACATGCAACGGTGAATAGAACTTTTACTATGACGTCAAACATTGCCGAGTCGTTGAATGTTGTAACAAAAGATGCAAGAGAGCTGCCaatatttgatatatttgagtatATGAGGACTCTTCTTGAACGTTGGACAAAAGAAAAGTTATCGAAGGTAAAGGGTACTTTCACATACCTTGGTCACAAATACAACAAAGAATTGGAAGACAACAGTACATTATCTCAGAAACTAAGGgtaagatatttttttttgttgcagTAGAATCAAAAAAGTACTAGCTGCAGTGTTTCCAGATTGTAGTTAAACTGTAGTCAAATTGTCGGTAATAATAGTTTGTAGATGAGCTGTAATATATTTGTTGCTGATTTGTAGGTAAATTGTTGATAATCCATTTTAATGATtgatgtattattatttctgtttggtcttcaattgtaggtgagggcttcaacaGATCATATACATACTGTGTTAGATGGTGTGAAGCGGTACATTGTGcgtctagaaaataaaaaatgtagcTG belongs to Nicotiana tabacum cultivar K326 chromosome 6, ASM71507v2, whole genome shotgun sequence and includes:
- the LOC142182270 gene encoding uncharacterized protein LOC142182270; translated protein: MAHYSCMWHIWTNIRSKFKKGHIQLHELYFATARSYTLDEFNERMLKIEEVDLRVKSYLYDIGYHRWSRVHATVNRTFTMTSNIAESLNVVTKDARELPIFDIFEYMRTLLERWTKEKLSKVKGTFTYLGHKYNKELEDNSTLSQKLRVRASTDHIHTVLDGVKRYIVRLENKKCSCGQFQLDELPCAHALAALRHRNETYENYCSPHYTRKSLLLTYEMPVNPLPDEGKWDVPQHILDEVVKPPAGDKRQPGRPHKERYKTFDEIKSKKYKVSCGNCGGEGHNKRTCKNAPKKK
- the LOC107778078 gene encoding transcription repressor OFP14-like, with amino-acid sequence MPKQLQKSLSDYLSKIKHKPSPQPPNSSVNKTLSSSTSWLLRGCRHPKTPSFSAVHRKEKQAQGKDDAATLADIDRFLFENFKSFYSKDDDSEVEVNTSNKPNNNNNNIVKKGKKEDNIAPKKEENAGASNSLFESPRYVIPPSNISGSRRFFVARGSSSSLIEEARTSVTVSDDTGSTSATTNTTSNDSLAISTSDGSKETLSANDFITVVTYSPSPYDDFRQSMQEMMEARLNDQGKINWEFMEELLFCYFNLNDKKSYKYILSAFVDLIVVLRENSGRVPVISRNGRSLGGELNQGKT